The nucleotide sequence ATTGGCAATTGAATTTGTAAAAGAAAACCAAGTCCCTTTCGAAAAACAACTCCCTTTGAACATGGGCCAGCTCTTGAGCGTCCCTTTCATTTTATTGGGACTCGCACTGATTTATTATTCTTTTCGAAAAGGTCCAGATCCTTATCACTCCATTATTTCCAATCAGGTTCCTGCCAATTATCTGTCCTAAATGGCACTGCAGGAATGCCTGCTTTATTTTCTAAATTAGTCACGGGGTAATTGGTGAATGCATAGCGCACTGCAACTGGTTTTTTCACCTCTTTGGAACTCAGGACAACTTGATTTCCTTCTATTACCGCTTGAGCAGGATAAAAAACCTGGTCAGCACCTGCCACTTGGAAAAATTTGGGAGGCATCCCATCATTGGTCTGCAAGCCACTCTTTATTGATTCCGTTTTGAAGCTCACCACTGCTTTCCCTTTATCATATTCCACATCCATAAGTTGAGGACCTTGATAATCTACCTGCAATTCCCCATAATACCTGTTCAATGCCGTTCTAGCCAGTCTTTCCCCTATGGGCTTCTTGTTTTTCGGATGCAGGTCCTTTGCTTCCCCCACATCCATAGTCACCACCATTTCTGTATTGCCCAATGCTGTAACCTCTTCTTGAGCTTCCCTAAAAAATGCATAATCTGCCATTTTCGGATCTTCTATATCATAAAAGAACGGAGCCACCTGCACCATATAAAAAGGCAACTCTCCCTGAGAAAAAGCAGCTCTCCAACTCTTGATCATAGATTGGGTCAGCAGCCTGTAGCTTTCCCGCTCGTGCCTGTTGGATTCTCCTTGATACCAACAAAAACCGGAAATGGACAAATTCTTGAAAGGATGGATAATAGCATTATAAAGCAAATAAGGTCTTGTAACCTTTTCAAAACTGAATCCCCCATCAATTTTCTCCTTAGACTTATCTGACTGTAAATAAGGCTGTAAATACACTCCGTTCAAGACAGAATCGGCCTGCAACACCTCTCGAGGAACATAAGCTTGGGCCGCTGAAGCTCCAATCCCCGTAAAAATCACTCCCACAGGAATATCCAAGTCTTCATGCAATTTACTCCCAAAATAATAAGCCACCGCAGAAAACTTACGAACAGCGGAGGAGTCACAGCTTTTCCACTCCCCATTTATGTCATCTATGGGAACATTGCTAAAATTTAATCCAGCATAAAACAACCTCAAATTGGGATGATTGGCCTTTTTGATTTCTTCCTCGGCGTTGACCGCCTCATCCATGCCAAATTGCATATTGGACTGCCCGCTGCAAATCCACACATCCCCGATCAATATATCGTCCAATTGAACGGATGTTTTATTACTGCTGATCCGTAACCAGTGCGAACTAAAATCACCTCTTTTTACCCTCGGTACGGGCAAAATCCCCAAAAACTTACCGAATGAATCAGCGACAACTTCAACGGGGCTGCTTGCCCAGTCTGCTGTAATCCGTACTATGGCTCCTGGTTCAGCATTTCCCCACACCTTCAACAGCTTATTTTGCTGCACGACCATATGGTCTCCCAATGGATCAGCAAAAGACAGCTCCTGGCCTTTAGCCTGCAAAGAGACCAAAAGAAGAAAACAAATAATGATGTATAAATTAAATTGTTTATTCATAGTTCCTGTTATTATGTTGCCCAATATTCCGATCTTTTCCGTTCATCCATCATTCTTCCGCAAACCATTTAAAGCCGAAAGGAATTCCTGCCTTCATTCAGCTGATATGTTTTTCCCTCCCAAATAAACATGCCGGATGTTTTGGTTGGAATTGATATATCAATTATCCACTCAGCCCCGGATTTTTGGTAGTTGACAGCGATCTTGCCATTTGGATGAGGAATCTCTCCTCCTACATCTGAGAGATCTCCCAAATGTGGTTCAACTTTAATAGAAGAAAATCCAGGGGCATTACTGTCAATACCAAGTACCATCCTGTAAAATTCAATGTTTGGACTACTTGACCAAGCATGACATTCCGAACGGGTGTATTCTAAATTCGAATATTCTGGCCATGTGGTCATTCCTTCATCCATACTTTTCCGCCATACATCCAACCACTGCATATAATCATTTCCAAAGCCTCCTTTTTCCAAAGCCTGAAACAGATAATACTTGAAATACAAGGTGCATTCCGTAAGTGAACTATCTGTGAGCAGGCTGTTACAAACCGCCTGCTCCTTTTCTTTATCAACCAAGCCTGTTAAAATGGCCAATGAATTGGCGTGTTGGGAAAAGTGTTTCTTATCCTGGGTATCAGCAAATAAATTCCTCGATGAATCCCAATATTTCCTCACTATGGTCTCTTTAAGTTGTTTTGCCTTTTGCTCATATTGCTTGGCAAAAGAAGCCAAGCCCAAATGTTCTTCTAATTTGGCTGCCCACTGGAAAGCCCATAGCAGTTGCATATCGATAATTGCCGAGCTTCCATCTGCTCCTTTAGGCGGAACACCCACTGACCAACCTTCTCCATTCGCCCAATCCACAAAATTCCAGTAAGGTGTGTTCTTCAAAGAACCGTCGCTTTGTTGGTATTTGCTGAAAAATTCCAAGATTGCCCTGGCTCCAGAAAGCTTATCCTTGATAAAAGCTTCATCAGGCCTATACATCCAATAATCATACAGCAAACCAATATACCATAAAGAGAAAGTAGAAATTACCTGGGTTCCTTTGGTCGGGTAACGACTCAAGGTCACTCCTTCCGGCAATCGCGAATGGTCCATTAGTGTTAAGGCATTCCGTGCAAGACGATCATCTGTAGAATTGTAATAAGTAATCATGGCCTGAATACGGGTATCCCCAATATATTGCAGCTGCTCATAATAAGGACAATCCCAATAAGTGTCCATGGCGCAGAGCCGGGCCGTTCTCCAGCCAATCCCAAGAATTTTATCTATTTCAACATTATCAGTTTTAAACTGGGACGCTTGCTGAAATGGATAGCCCGTAAAAGTCCCATAAATATCAGAAATGGTCAATGGCTCGTCTTTAGTTTCAACTGATAATTCTATATATCGAAAGGTCCGCCAATAAAGTGTCGTAAATGATTGCCCCATTGTTCCGTTTGAAATCAAACTATCCCTACGACCATAGAAAACCTTACCCTCCACTTCATTACGATTACTTTTTTGAGCACCATAATCGGTAAATCCATCCATTAATGTTTCTGCATATTTTATCCCGATCTTTGCGTCTTTTCCTTCCTTAAATTTCAGCGTTAAATAAGCATTTGTTAGGTAAGTTTGATCCAATAAAAGACTCACCTTAGAATGTCCTGGTATGGTGATGGCATCTTTTTCCAAAGGAAAGTCATTTGATATTTGCATACCCTCCACTTTTCTCAAACTCGGAATCCTATCGTATTTCATTTCCATCTGCGGCAAAGTACTTGGTACCAGCATCCAACCAAATCCGTCTGAATCACCTTTAAGCTTTCCTTGCAATAAAACCGCTGCTTTGGGCCATGAACTATCATCCAAATCCGGGTCACTCCAATTCATCACTGACTTATTCATATCGACCATTTCACCTGTACTTGCCGCAAAAATGCTTGGTGCAGGCTGATAACCTTTATCTCTGACACCTTTCCAACTCCCATCGGTATTGAGTATTTGTTCCCTTTCTGAATCACCCTGCAAAATAAAGCCCGTCCGGAAGCTGACCTGCGCTTCCGGCCTCAACTCCGACTCATTCCATACCAAGGCGGTCACATTGTTTCTACCTTGCTGAAGGTGAGGAGCTAAATCAACCGTTTCATAATTCCAAAAATATGTATCGCCACGAGCTGGCCCCAATGAGACCAATTTGCCATTCACATAAAGTTTATATCGATTATCTGCAGAAACATGGACAATAAAATCTTCTGGGACTTGATCAAGCGCCAAGTCTTTTCTAAAATAATAAACACCATAGGCATAGCCATCTGAACCTTGAACAGAAATCCAGTTGGCATTCCATGGCTTTTGATCATTCCCCTTATCTGAAACTTGACCAAAAGCACTGATCAAAAAAAGGTGAACAAAAACCATCCATAAGGCGATGCGCTTGCCCCCTTCCTTTCTTTTAATCACAGGGATTATCATCTGCTTACAACTCATACACATAAAAAATTATTGAACAGGACGGATCTCAACCTTCCTTTTGAGCGGTTGATTCACCTTATAGATCACATCAGCTACGGTTTCCAACTGATCTTCATAGGTTTTGCGAATGGCTTCAAAGCGCATGGCCTCATAGGTTTCCATTTTGCTGCGGGCAAAACCATTGTCCTTAGATATCTTTCTGGCTACTTCAATCGCATGTTGGTCATCCTCGAACATCA is from Echinicola marina and encodes:
- a CDS encoding alpha-L-rhamnosidase-related protein, with translation MSCKQMIIPVIKRKEGGKRIALWMVFVHLFLISAFGQVSDKGNDQKPWNANWISVQGSDGYAYGVYYFRKDLALDQVPEDFIVHVSADNRYKLYVNGKLVSLGPARGDTYFWNYETVDLAPHLQQGRNNVTALVWNESELRPEAQVSFRTGFILQGDSEREQILNTDGSWKGVRDKGYQPAPSIFAASTGEMVDMNKSVMNWSDPDLDDSSWPKAAVLLQGKLKGDSDGFGWMLVPSTLPQMEMKYDRIPSLRKVEGMQISNDFPLEKDAITIPGHSKVSLLLDQTYLTNAYLTLKFKEGKDAKIGIKYAETLMDGFTDYGAQKSNRNEVEGKVFYGRRDSLISNGTMGQSFTTLYWRTFRYIELSVETKDEPLTISDIYGTFTGYPFQQASQFKTDNVEIDKILGIGWRTARLCAMDTYWDCPYYEQLQYIGDTRIQAMITYYNSTDDRLARNALTLMDHSRLPEGVTLSRYPTKGTQVISTFSLWYIGLLYDYWMYRPDEAFIKDKLSGARAILEFFSKYQQSDGSLKNTPYWNFVDWANGEGWSVGVPPKGADGSSAIIDMQLLWAFQWAAKLEEHLGLASFAKQYEQKAKQLKETIVRKYWDSSRNLFADTQDKKHFSQHANSLAILTGLVDKEKEQAVCNSLLTDSSLTECTLYFKYYLFQALEKGGFGNDYMQWLDVWRKSMDEGMTTWPEYSNLEYTRSECHAWSSSPNIEFYRMVLGIDSNAPGFSSIKVEPHLGDLSDVGGEIPHPNGKIAVNYQKSGAEWIIDISIPTKTSGMFIWEGKTYQLNEGRNSFRL
- a CDS encoding sialate O-acetylesterase codes for the protein MNKQFNLYIIICFLLLVSLQAKGQELSFADPLGDHMVVQQNKLLKVWGNAEPGAIVRITADWASSPVEVVADSFGKFLGILPVPRVKRGDFSSHWLRISSNKTSVQLDDILIGDVWICSGQSNMQFGMDEAVNAEEEIKKANHPNLRLFYAGLNFSNVPIDDINGEWKSCDSSAVRKFSAVAYYFGSKLHEDLDIPVGVIFTGIGASAAQAYVPREVLQADSVLNGVYLQPYLQSDKSKEKIDGGFSFEKVTRPYLLYNAIIHPFKNLSISGFCWYQGESNRHERESYRLLTQSMIKSWRAAFSQGELPFYMVQVAPFFYDIEDPKMADYAFFREAQEEVTALGNTEMVVTMDVGEAKDLHPKNKKPIGERLARTALNRYYGELQVDYQGPQLMDVEYDKGKAVVSFKTESIKSGLQTNDGMPPKFFQVAGADQVFYPAQAVIEGNQVVLSSKEVKKPVAVRYAFTNYPVTNLENKAGIPAVPFRTDNWQEPDWK